Proteins co-encoded in one Acidovorax sp. 69 genomic window:
- a CDS encoding LysR family transcriptional regulator, producing MNLRQLEVFQAVLQTGNMSAAARLLCITPSAVSKAVAHTELQLGYRLFNRTPSGLTPTPEAQVLAAESTGIYRQLDALKRTARNLATSDSGDVRLAAIPSITHEFLPRLLQHHAGLHPQVGVEVRTIHQDQMTQALLTRSADFCLGFYKHPHPQIASDLLVSGRLYLAVATSVWARAPRAASLGARLAQVPVVRLVGDDPMRQSIDDIAQRLGSPAGPGIQVQTSRLALELVRRGMGWTVVDFLTATGLDPAHMVAQELHELAPMSLYSYHARSFPPSLQATRMLAMLPALLHEALQPNPKTTRR from the coding sequence ATGAACCTGCGACAGCTGGAGGTCTTTCAAGCGGTTTTACAAACCGGCAACATGAGTGCTGCCGCGCGTCTGCTGTGCATCACGCCCTCGGCGGTGAGCAAAGCCGTGGCTCACACCGAGCTGCAGTTGGGCTACCGCTTGTTCAACCGCACGCCCTCGGGCCTCACCCCTACGCCCGAGGCCCAGGTGCTGGCGGCAGAGTCCACGGGCATTTACCGCCAGCTCGATGCGCTCAAGCGCACCGCACGCAATCTGGCCACCAGCGATTCGGGCGATGTGCGGCTGGCCGCCATCCCCTCCATCACCCACGAGTTTCTGCCGCGCCTGCTGCAGCACCATGCAGGGCTGCACCCGCAGGTGGGGGTCGAGGTGCGCACCATCCACCAGGACCAGATGACACAGGCACTGCTCACGCGCAGCGCGGACTTCTGCCTGGGTTTTTACAAACACCCTCACCCCCAGATTGCCAGCGACCTGCTGGTCAGCGGCAGGCTGTACCTGGCTGTGGCGACCAGTGTGTGGGCGCGTGCGCCGCGCGCTGCCAGCCTCGGAGCGCGGCTGGCACAGGTGCCCGTGGTGCGCCTGGTGGGTGACGACCCCATGCGCCAGTCGATTGACGACATTGCACAGCGGTTGGGCTCACCGGCCGGGCCTGGCATTCAGGTGCAGACCTCACGCCTGGCACTGGAGCTGGTACGCCGGGGCATGGGCTGGACCGTGGTGGACTTTCTGACCGCCACCGGCCTGGACCCTGCGCACATGGTGGCGCAGGAGCTGCACGAGCTGGCCCCCATGTCGCTGTACAGCTACCACGCCCGCTCGTTTCCGCCCAGCCTGCAAGCGACACGCATGCTCGCCATGCTGCCCGCCTTGCTGCACGAAGCCCTGCAACCCAACCCCAAAACGACCAGACGCTGA
- the glyQ gene encoding glycine--tRNA ligase subunit alpha produces MLTFQQIILKLQSYWDAQGCALLQPYDMEVGAGTSHTATFLRAIGPEPWKAAYVQPSRRPKDGRYGENPNRLQHYYQFQVVLKPAPANILELYLGSLEALGFDLKKNDIRFVEDDWENPTLGAWGLGWEVWLNGMEVTQFTYFQQVGGIDCKPATGEITYGLERLAMYLQGVDNVYNLTWTEGADGSKLTYGDVYKQNEVEQSTYNFEHSDADFLFTAFNAHEKQAKHLMEQQLALPAYEQVLKAAHSFNLLDARGAISVTERAAYIGRIRNLARAVAQSYYESRERLGFPMAPREWVEQMAKKAA; encoded by the coding sequence ATGTTGACATTCCAGCAAATCATTTTGAAGCTGCAGTCCTACTGGGACGCGCAGGGTTGCGCCCTTTTGCAACCCTATGACATGGAAGTGGGCGCTGGCACCTCGCACACCGCCACCTTCCTGCGCGCCATTGGCCCCGAGCCGTGGAAGGCCGCCTACGTGCAGCCCAGCCGCCGCCCCAAAGATGGCCGCTACGGCGAGAACCCCAACCGCCTGCAGCACTATTACCAGTTCCAGGTGGTGCTCAAGCCCGCACCCGCCAACATTCTGGAGCTGTACTTGGGCTCGCTCGAAGCGCTGGGTTTTGACCTCAAGAAGAACGACATCCGCTTTGTGGAAGACGACTGGGAGAACCCCACGCTGGGCGCCTGGGGCCTGGGCTGGGAGGTCTGGCTCAACGGCATGGAAGTCACGCAGTTCACCTACTTCCAGCAAGTGGGCGGCATCGACTGCAAGCCCGCCACGGGCGAGATCACCTATGGCCTGGAGCGCCTGGCCATGTACCTGCAGGGCGTGGACAACGTCTACAACCTGACCTGGACCGAAGGCGCCGACGGCTCCAAGCTGACGTACGGTGACGTGTACAAACAAAACGAGGTGGAGCAGTCCACCTACAACTTCGAGCACAGCGACGCTGACTTTTTGTTCACGGCCTTCAACGCGCACGAAAAACAGGCCAAGCACCTCATGGAGCAGCAATTGGCCCTGCCCGCGTATGAGCAGGTGCTCAAGGCGGCGCACAGCTTCAACCTGCTGGATGCACGCGGCGCCATCAGCGTGACCGAGCGCGCTGCCTACATTGGCCGCATTCGTAACCTGGCCCGCGCCGTGGCGCAAAGCTACTACGAAAGCCGCGAACGCCTGGGCTTCCCCATGGCGCCGCGCGAGTGGGTGGAACAAATGGCCAAGAAGGCCGCCTGA
- the lnt gene encoding apolipoprotein N-acyltransferase — MPRVSPMPGWPLQMLLALAAGLAQAASLAWPWSGEPLWWLQLVSMAALAWLLRPEVGVAIPWQRGALVGGVFATAWLAGTFWWLFISMHTYGGLSAPLAVAAVLGLAAFLASYYAAALALFCRLAPINKALSALLFGALWLVAELARGIWWTGFPWGAGGYAHVDGPFAALARHVGVYGIGAVAAMLAMFAVQVRRPDLRTGRLWVVLLAGAGVLAAATADRFCAVNLCYTPSQRPAPSLSLELLQGNIPQDEKFQSGSGVPVALKWYAQALRDATADLVVAPETAIPLLPQQLIPGYLEGIEQRYAQGPQAALLGIPLGDETQGYTNSVLGLSASTRAEPYRYDKHHLVPFGEFIPPFFRWFTAMMNIPLGDFNRGTVGQASFAWAGQRIAPNICYEDLFGEELGARFINPAQAPTVFVNFSNIGWFGDTLAIDQHLHISRMRALEFERPMVRATNTGATVIIDHRGVVTHQLARYTRGVLKGEVQGRGVDAQSGWAITPYAWWVSRWGLAPLWMLGALVLALATVAQRGRTVRAP, encoded by the coding sequence ATGCCGCGGGTCTCTCCGATGCCGGGTTGGCCCCTGCAGATGCTGCTTGCCTTGGCTGCCGGACTGGCGCAAGCGGCTTCGTTGGCCTGGCCGTGGAGCGGTGAGCCTCTGTGGTGGCTGCAGCTGGTCTCCATGGCCGCTCTGGCCTGGCTGTTGCGGCCGGAGGTGGGTGTGGCTATCCCGTGGCAACGCGGCGCGCTCGTCGGCGGCGTCTTTGCCACGGCATGGCTGGCGGGCACTTTCTGGTGGTTGTTCATTTCGATGCACACCTACGGCGGCTTGTCAGCACCGCTGGCCGTGGCCGCTGTGTTGGGGCTGGCGGCGTTCCTGGCCAGCTACTATGCGGCGGCATTGGCATTGTTTTGCCGCCTTGCGCCCATCAATAAAGCATTGAGTGCTCTTCTTTTCGGAGCGCTCTGGTTGGTGGCTGAGCTGGCGCGTGGCATTTGGTGGACCGGATTTCCCTGGGGCGCTGGCGGTTATGCGCATGTGGATGGCCCGTTCGCCGCGCTGGCGCGCCATGTGGGCGTCTATGGCATAGGGGCCGTGGCCGCCATGCTGGCGATGTTCGCCGTGCAGGTGCGTCGCCCCGACCTTCGCACCGGGCGCCTGTGGGTGGTGTTGCTGGCAGGCGCAGGCGTGCTGGCTGCGGCCACGGCGGACCGCTTTTGTGCGGTCAATCTTTGCTACACACCGTCGCAGCGCCCGGCGCCTTCCCTGAGTCTGGAGCTGCTGCAAGGCAACATCCCGCAGGACGAGAAGTTCCAGTCGGGCAGCGGTGTGCCAGTGGCGCTGAAGTGGTATGCACAAGCCCTGCGAGATGCCACGGCCGATCTGGTGGTGGCGCCAGAAACGGCGATTCCGTTGCTGCCCCAGCAGCTGATTCCCGGCTACCTGGAAGGCATTGAGCAGCGCTACGCCCAAGGCCCCCAGGCGGCCTTGTTGGGTATCCCGCTGGGGGATGAAACGCAGGGCTACACCAATTCGGTGCTGGGCCTGAGTGCCTCCACCCGGGCGGAACCCTACCGTTACGACAAGCACCACCTGGTGCCGTTTGGCGAATTCATTCCGCCGTTCTTCAGGTGGTTCACCGCCATGATGAACATCCCGCTCGGCGACTTCAACCGGGGCACCGTGGGCCAGGCGTCCTTTGCCTGGGCCGGGCAGCGCATTGCCCCCAACATTTGCTACGAAGACTTGTTTGGCGAGGAGCTGGGGGCGCGTTTTATCAACCCTGCGCAAGCGCCCACCGTGTTTGTCAACTTCAGCAACATCGGCTGGTTTGGCGACACGCTGGCCATTGACCAACACCTGCACATCAGCCGCATGCGCGCCCTGGAGTTCGAGCGCCCCATGGTGCGCGCCACCAACACCGGCGCCACTGTCATCATCGACCACCGGGGTGTGGTGACGCACCAGTTGGCGCGCTACACCCGGGGCGTACTCAAGGGCGAGGTACAGGGGCGCGGCGTGGACGCGCAAAGCGGCTGGGCGATCACTCCGTATGCCTGGTGGGTGTCGCGCTGGGGGCTTGCGCCGCTGTGGATGCTGGGGGCGTTGGTGCTGGCGCTCGCCACGGTCGCCCAGCGCGGCCGCACGGTGCGCGCGCCTTGA
- a CDS encoding Lrp/AsnC family transcriptional regulator, whose amino-acid sequence MKAFDALDKLDCAILRRLQDNGRETYDVIGEQVGLSPSAVLRRVKRLEDNGVIHRYVALVQPEAVGLGLTAYLNVRLEKHTESHKRNPMDLFRASVQTWPEVVECASLTGEMDYLLRVVVADMAHYSRFIMDTLLKHPSVQDCKTSFVLDRVKATTAVPV is encoded by the coding sequence ATGAAAGCCTTTGACGCACTCGACAAGCTGGACTGCGCCATCCTGCGCCGCCTGCAGGACAACGGCCGCGAGACGTACGACGTCATCGGAGAACAGGTGGGCCTGTCGCCCAGCGCGGTGCTGCGCCGCGTCAAGCGGCTGGAAGACAACGGCGTGATCCACCGCTACGTGGCCCTGGTGCAGCCCGAAGCGGTGGGCCTGGGGCTGACGGCGTATCTCAACGTGCGGCTTGAAAAACACACCGAAAGCCACAAACGCAATCCCATGGACCTGTTCCGTGCGAGCGTACAGACCTGGCCCGAGGTGGTGGAGTGCGCCTCGCTCACGGGCGAGATGGACTACTTGCTGCGTGTGGTGGTGGCCGACATGGCGCACTACAGCCGCTTCATTATGGACACGCTGCTCAAGCACCCCAGCGTGCAGGACTGCAAGACCAGTTTTGTGCTCGACCGCGTGAAGGCGACCACGGCCGTGCCCGTGTGA
- the fabB gene encoding beta-ketoacyl-ACP synthase I: protein MTTKKRVVITGAGIVSCIGNDLASVEASLRAGQSGIKAVEKFKELGLRSQVGGAPDIDIEARIDRKQLRFMGDAAAYAQIALEDAIAQAGLTPEQVSHPRTGLIMGSGGGSPANQIEAADTLREKGIRRVGPYQVTRCMSSTVSACLATNFKVKGINYSITSACSTSAHCIGAAAQQIAWGVQDVMFAGGGEELSWGMSLLFDGMGAMSSKYNDTPEKASRAYDANRDGFVIAGGGGAVVMESLEHALARGATILAEVVGFGATSDGEDMVAPSGDGAIACMQQAMEGLDAPIDYINTHGTSTPVGDMQEVRAMKALFGDKVPPFSSTKSLTGHSLGATGVQEAIYCMIMLNKGFIAGSANVETPDPALDAMPLVTQTRDAVLNTVLSNSFGFGGTNASLVLRRWNN from the coding sequence ATGACCACCAAAAAGCGCGTAGTCATCACCGGCGCGGGCATTGTCTCGTGCATTGGCAACGACCTGGCCAGCGTGGAGGCCTCGCTGCGCGCAGGTCAAAGCGGCATCAAGGCCGTGGAGAAGTTCAAGGAACTGGGCCTGCGCAGCCAGGTGGGCGGCGCCCCTGACATCGACATCGAAGCGCGCATCGACCGCAAGCAGCTGCGTTTCATGGGTGATGCGGCGGCCTATGCGCAGATCGCGCTCGAAGACGCCATTGCCCAGGCGGGTCTCACGCCTGAGCAGGTGAGCCACCCGCGCACCGGCCTCATCATGGGCTCGGGCGGTGGTTCGCCCGCCAACCAGATTGAAGCGGCCGACACGCTGCGCGAAAAGGGTATTCGCCGGGTGGGGCCTTATCAGGTCACGCGGTGCATGAGTTCTACCGTGTCTGCGTGCCTGGCCACCAACTTCAAGGTCAAGGGCATCAACTATTCCATCACCTCGGCCTGCTCCACGTCGGCCCACTGCATTGGCGCTGCGGCGCAGCAGATTGCCTGGGGCGTGCAGGACGTGATGTTTGCCGGTGGTGGCGAAGAGCTGTCCTGGGGCATGTCGCTGCTGTTTGACGGCATGGGCGCGATGTCCAGCAAGTACAACGACACGCCTGAGAAAGCCTCGCGCGCCTATGACGCCAACCGCGATGGTTTTGTGATCGCGGGCGGCGGCGGTGCTGTGGTGATGGAGAGCCTGGAGCATGCCCTTGCCCGTGGCGCCACCATCCTGGCTGAAGTGGTGGGCTTTGGCGCCACCAGCGACGGCGAAGACATGGTCGCACCGTCCGGCGACGGCGCCATTGCCTGCATGCAGCAGGCGATGGAAGGGCTCGATGCCCCCATCGACTACATCAATACCCATGGCACGTCCACGCCCGTGGGCGACATGCAGGAAGTGCGCGCCATGAAGGCGCTGTTTGGCGACAAGGTGCCACCGTTCTCGTCCACCAAGTCGTTGACCGGCCACTCGCTGGGCGCGACGGGCGTACAAGAGGCGATCTACTGCATGATCATGCTGAACAAGGGTTTCATCGCAGGCTCGGCCAATGTGGAAACGCCCGACCCGGCGCTGGATGCCATGCCCCTGGTCACGCAGACGCGAGATGCTGTGTTGAACACGGTGCTCTCCAACAGCTTCGGTTTTGGGGGCACCAACGCCAGCCTGGTGCTGCGCCGCTGGAACAACTGA
- a CDS encoding lipase secretion chaperone, with protein MTTRSRAWTVAALALTTAAVVWWLGSPAWSGAGDENQKLAGAATASSSALGLPPSAQGTDTSFFARRRVSSADGTADPLLVDGLRDTLEALLMEAGDTRDPAALKQRLAALVGHHFPAALATRALALAERYVDYRVALGSLRAPQDLTDPRALRDALEARHKVRLQFFDDTEYDALFAREADLDRYTLARLEIARNAQLTPEQSAQALQAADNELPKERRAERSAATEHMVAAAQTAAFNASNADERARYAARSTQYGEAAAQAMAQLDQNEQQWNQRLDQYSQARAQQGEGAGLQQLRQQLFTPEELQRIDAALALRALSTRTPGS; from the coding sequence ATGACGACGCGCTCCCGTGCCTGGACAGTCGCCGCCTTGGCCCTCACCACGGCCGCCGTGGTGTGGTGGCTGGGCAGCCCCGCGTGGTCCGGGGCGGGAGACGAAAACCAGAAACTGGCGGGGGCGGCCACCGCGTCCTCCAGCGCTCTGGGCCTGCCACCGTCCGCGCAGGGCACGGACACCAGTTTCTTCGCCCGCCGCCGAGTCAGCAGCGCTGACGGCACGGCCGACCCACTGCTGGTGGATGGCCTGCGCGACACACTGGAAGCCTTGCTGATGGAAGCAGGCGACACCCGTGACCCGGCTGCGCTCAAACAGCGACTGGCTGCACTGGTGGGCCACCATTTCCCCGCCGCCCTGGCCACGCGTGCGCTGGCACTGGCCGAGCGCTACGTGGACTACCGCGTGGCCCTGGGCAGCTTGCGCGCGCCGCAGGACCTGACCGATCCACGCGCACTGCGCGATGCCCTGGAGGCACGCCACAAGGTCCGCCTGCAGTTTTTTGACGACACCGAATACGACGCCCTGTTTGCCCGCGAGGCAGACCTGGACCGCTACACCCTGGCGCGCCTGGAGATCGCACGCAACGCCCAGCTCACCCCCGAGCAGAGCGCTCAGGCCCTGCAGGCCGCAGACAACGAACTCCCCAAAGAGCGCCGCGCCGAACGCAGTGCAGCCACCGAACACATGGTGGCCGCAGCACAAACCGCCGCCTTCAATGCCAGCAATGCCGACGAGCGCGCCCGCTATGCAGCGCGCAGCACGCAATACGGCGAGGCCGCCGCCCAGGCCATGGCGCAACTGGACCAGAACGAGCAGCAGTGGAACCAACGGCTGGACCAGTACAGCCAAGCGCGTGCGCAACAAGGCGAAGGCGCTGGGCTGCAGCAACTGCGCCAACAGCTTTTCACCCCTGAAGAGCTGCAGCGCATTGACGCAGCCCTGGCCCTGCGCGCGCTCAGCACCCGCACACCAGGCTCCTGA
- a CDS encoding GNAT family N-acetyltransferase → MIATKDWLKASWHAGRDMLRPVTGHPSVHEIRIKQEVPMMVPIRALGPSYRERITQHLLQLEPADRYLRFGYAANDEQIRRYAEQLNFDRDEIFGIYNRRLELIAMAHLAFSEHPEYKHCAEFGVSVLKQARGRGFGARLFERAVMHARNEGVNMVFIHALSENTAMLKIARNAGATVRRDGSESEAYLQIPPASLDTRMTEIVEQQFAEVDYQLKKQAKQFWDFLASVQEVRSGVQHARHQSAE, encoded by the coding sequence ATGATCGCAACCAAAGACTGGCTCAAGGCATCCTGGCACGCAGGTCGGGACATGTTGCGCCCGGTGACGGGCCACCCGTCCGTCCATGAAATTCGCATCAAGCAGGAGGTGCCCATGATGGTTCCCATCCGCGCCCTGGGTCCTTCTTACCGCGAGCGGATCACCCAGCATTTGCTCCAACTTGAACCGGCAGACCGTTATCTGCGGTTTGGGTACGCCGCCAATGACGAGCAGATTCGCCGCTATGCCGAACAGCTCAACTTTGACCGGGATGAGATTTTTGGCATCTACAACCGCCGGCTCGAACTGATCGCGATGGCCCATCTGGCCTTTTCGGAGCACCCCGAATACAAGCACTGTGCCGAGTTCGGCGTGTCGGTGCTCAAGCAAGCCCGGGGCCGCGGGTTTGGAGCGCGCTTGTTCGAGCGTGCCGTGATGCACGCCCGCAACGAAGGCGTGAACATGGTGTTCATCCATGCGTTGTCTGAAAACACGGCCATGCTCAAGATCGCGCGCAACGCTGGTGCCACGGTGCGCCGTGACGGGTCGGAGTCCGAGGCCTACCTGCAGATTCCTCCCGCCAGCCTGGACACCCGCATGACCGAGATCGTGGAGCAGCAGTTCGCCGAGGTGGACTACCAGCTCAAAAAGCAGGCCAAGCAGTTTTGGGACTTTCTGGCCAGTGTGCAGGAAGTGCGCAGCGGCGTGCAGCACGCCCGCCACCAGTCAGCCGAGTGA
- a CDS encoding triacylglycerol lipase: MTGFFSRFLRRLVLAATAGLLLMGVGAQAQTGYTQTRYPVVLVHGLFGFDSALGVDYFYGIPDALRQGGAKVYVAQVSAANSTEVRGEQLLAQVKTILALTGAPKVNLVGHSHGGPTTRYVAGVAPQLVASVTSIGGVNRGSRVADILRGVAPAGSVSEAVASAAAKALVGLINLTSGGTGLPQMPTAALDSLTTAGSAKFNSRFPQGVPTSGCGSGAELVNGVRYYSWTGTLPLTNVLDASDALLATLSLTFGEANDGLVSACSSRLGKHLGDYRQNHLDEVNQLLGLRDWFSTDPVTLYRQHANRLKLQGL; the protein is encoded by the coding sequence ATGACCGGATTTTTCAGCCGCTTTCTGCGGCGACTGGTGCTGGCAGCGACTGCGGGGTTGCTGCTGATGGGCGTGGGCGCGCAAGCGCAAACGGGCTACACACAAACACGTTACCCCGTCGTGCTCGTGCACGGCCTGTTTGGCTTTGACTCGGCCTTGGGCGTCGACTATTTCTACGGCATCCCCGACGCACTGCGCCAGGGCGGCGCCAAGGTCTACGTCGCCCAGGTCTCGGCCGCCAACAGCACCGAGGTGCGCGGCGAGCAATTGCTGGCACAGGTCAAGACCATCCTGGCGCTGACCGGGGCCCCCAAGGTCAACCTGGTGGGCCATTCGCACGGTGGCCCCACCACCCGCTATGTGGCGGGCGTGGCGCCGCAGCTGGTGGCATCGGTCACCTCGATTGGCGGCGTCAACCGGGGTTCGCGCGTGGCCGACATCCTGCGCGGCGTTGCGCCTGCAGGCTCGGTGTCTGAAGCCGTCGCCAGCGCCGCCGCCAAGGCGCTGGTGGGCCTGATCAACCTGACCTCCGGCGGTACCGGCCTTCCCCAGATGCCCACGGCGGCGCTGGACTCGCTGACCACGGCGGGCTCGGCCAAGTTCAACAGCCGCTTTCCGCAAGGCGTGCCCACCTCCGGCTGCGGCAGCGGCGCCGAGCTGGTGAACGGTGTGCGCTACTACTCCTGGACCGGCACCCTGCCCCTGACCAACGTGCTCGATGCCAGCGACGCCCTGCTGGCCACGCTGAGCCTGACCTTTGGCGAAGCCAACGATGGCTTGGTGTCGGCCTGCTCGTCGCGCCTGGGCAAACACCTGGGCGACTACCGCCAGAACCATCTGGACGAGGTCAACCAGCTGCTCGGCCTGCGCGACTGGTTCTCCACCGACCCGGTGACGCTGTACCGCCAGCACGCCAACCGCCTCAAGCTGCAGGGCCTGTAA
- a CDS encoding type II asparaginase has product MHIASSTSLITRRWFAGVVLSALSTLAMAQAAKPHVVVLATGGTIAGAGASAANSATYAAAKVPVEKLLAGLPELANVAKVSGEQVFQIASESFTNEHLLRLGQRVSALAKQADVDGIVITHGTDTLEETAYFLNLVVRTTKPIVVVGSMRPGTALSADGTLNLYDAVSVAASKDAAGKGVLVTMNDEIQSGRDVSKTINIKTEAFKSQWGPLGMVVEGKNYWFRAPVKRHTTQSEFNIDDIQALPAVDIVYGYGNMNTTGIEAYGRAGVKALIHAGTGNGSVAAQAVDSLKALRGQGVQIIRSARVPDGFVLRNAEQPDDKYDWVVAHDLRPQKARILAMVALTKTNDSKELQRIFWEY; this is encoded by the coding sequence ATGCACATCGCCTCGTCCACATCACTCATCACCCGCCGCTGGTTTGCGGGGGTAGTTCTTTCGGCACTCTCCACGCTGGCCATGGCCCAGGCCGCCAAGCCCCATGTGGTGGTGCTGGCCACCGGTGGCACCATTGCTGGTGCCGGCGCATCGGCCGCCAACAGCGCCACCTATGCTGCCGCCAAGGTGCCGGTCGAGAAGCTGTTGGCGGGCCTGCCCGAGCTGGCCAATGTGGCCAAGGTGTCGGGCGAGCAGGTGTTCCAGATCGCGTCCGAGAGCTTCACCAACGAGCACCTGCTGCGCCTTGGCCAGCGTGTCTCGGCCCTGGCCAAGCAGGCCGATGTGGACGGCATCGTGATCACCCACGGCACCGACACGCTCGAAGAAACCGCGTACTTCCTGAACCTCGTGGTGCGCACCACCAAGCCCATCGTGGTGGTGGGCTCCATGCGGCCCGGCACGGCCTTGTCGGCCGATGGCACGCTGAACCTGTACGACGCCGTGAGTGTGGCCGCCAGCAAGGACGCTGCCGGCAAGGGTGTGCTCGTCACGATGAACGACGAGATCCAGAGCGGCCGCGACGTGAGCAAGACCATCAACATCAAGACCGAAGCCTTCAAGAGCCAGTGGGGCCCGTTGGGCATGGTGGTGGAGGGCAAGAACTACTGGTTCCGTGCACCGGTCAAGCGCCACACCACGCAGTCCGAATTCAATATCGACGACATCCAGGCCCTGCCTGCAGTGGACATCGTGTACGGCTACGGCAACATGAACACCACGGGCATCGAGGCCTACGGCAGGGCGGGCGTCAAGGCGCTGATTCATGCTGGCACCGGCAACGGCTCGGTGGCCGCGCAGGCGGTGGATTCGCTCAAGGCCCTGCGCGGCCAGGGCGTGCAGATCATCCGCTCGGCCCGCGTGCCCGATGGTTTTGTGCTGCGCAATGCCGAACAGCCTGACGACAAGTACGACTGGGTGGTGGCCCACGACCTGCGCCCCCAAAAAGCCCGCATCCTGGCCATGGTGGCCTTGACCAAGACCAATGACAGCAAAGAGCTGCAGCGCATTTTCTGGGAGTATTGA
- the fabA gene encoding 3-hydroxyacyl-[acyl-carrier-protein] dehydratase FabA, whose amino-acid sequence MADSFSYEQLIASGEGRLFGADSGRLPLPPMLMFDRITHIDSDGGAHGLGKIRAELDVRPDLWFFACHFQGDPVMPGCLGLDAMWQLIGFYLTWLQLPGRGRALGAGEVKFTGEVGPDVKLVTYEIDIKRVIKRKLVMAIGDARLLADGKEIYVANDLRVGLFKREEDGKDAA is encoded by the coding sequence ATGGCAGATTCCTTTTCCTACGAACAACTGATCGCCTCGGGCGAGGGCCGGCTGTTCGGCGCTGACAGCGGGCGTCTGCCGCTGCCACCCATGCTGATGTTTGACCGCATCACCCACATCGACAGTGATGGTGGCGCGCACGGGCTGGGGAAGATCCGTGCCGAACTCGACGTGCGACCCGACCTCTGGTTTTTTGCCTGCCACTTCCAGGGTGACCCGGTCATGCCGGGCTGCCTGGGGCTCGATGCCATGTGGCAGCTCATCGGGTTTTATCTGACCTGGCTGCAATTGCCAGGCCGCGGCCGAGCGCTGGGTGCGGGCGAAGTCAAGTTCACCGGCGAAGTGGGCCCGGATGTGAAACTCGTCACCTACGAAATCGACATCAAGCGCGTCATCAAGCGCAAGCTGGTCATGGCCATCGGCGATGCCCGTTTGCTGGCCGATGGCAAGGAAATCTATGTAGCCAACGACCTGCGTGTGGGCTTGTTCAAGCGCGAGGAAGACGGCAAGGACGCAGCATGA
- a CDS encoding HlyC/CorC family transporter, with amino-acid sequence MSDPHPAHPGRPPEREDKRTFLQKVAEFIHPGPDSTEELIEALAEAEDNEVIGAESRVMLERVIRMADMTAGDVMVAAPRMDLVNIEAPFDELLHLVINTAHSRFPVYQGERENIIGILMAKDLLKLQRAPELNIRALLRPAAFVPESKGLNDLLREFRGNRNHLAIVIDEFGRVAGLITIEDVLEQIVGEIEDEFDIPEDDGDIFGLADRTYRVSGDTSVERVSEAFDAQIQGSDPGASFDTIGGLIAHEMGHVPKRGEHLQLCGLHFVVLHTKGGAVRWFKVSKVQETSAAD; translated from the coding sequence GTGTCTGACCCGCACCCCGCGCACCCCGGGCGCCCGCCCGAAAGGGAGGACAAGCGCACCTTCCTGCAGAAAGTGGCCGAGTTCATCCACCCTGGGCCAGACTCTACGGAAGAACTCATCGAAGCCCTGGCAGAGGCCGAAGACAACGAAGTCATTGGCGCCGAGTCGCGCGTGATGCTGGAGCGTGTCATCCGCATGGCTGACATGACGGCGGGCGACGTGATGGTGGCGGCGCCCCGCATGGACCTCGTCAACATCGAGGCCCCATTCGATGAGCTTTTGCACCTCGTCATCAATACCGCACATTCGCGGTTCCCGGTGTACCAGGGCGAGCGCGAGAACATCATTGGCATCCTGATGGCCAAGGACCTGCTCAAGCTGCAGCGGGCTCCTGAGCTGAATATCCGTGCCCTGCTGCGACCTGCGGCGTTTGTGCCTGAAAGCAAAGGGCTGAATGACTTGCTGCGCGAATTCCGGGGCAACCGCAATCACCTGGCCATCGTGATTGACGAGTTTGGTCGTGTGGCGGGGCTCATCACCATTGAGGACGTGCTCGAACAGATCGTGGGTGAGATCGAGGACGAGTTTGACATTCCCGAAGACGATGGCGATATCTTTGGACTGGCTGATCGCACCTACCGGGTGAGTGGCGACACGTCGGTTGAGCGGGTTTCCGAGGCCTTTGATGCACAGATCCAGGGCAGCGACCCTGGCGCGAGCTTTGACACCATCGGCGGCTTGATTGCCCATGAGATGGGCCATGTGCCCAAGCGGGGCGAGCACCTGCAATTGTGTGGCCTGCACTTTGTCGTGCTGCACACCAAAGGGGGTGCCGTGCGTTGGTTCAAGGTGTCCAAGGTCCAAGAAACAAGCGCCGCCGATTGA